From the Candidatus Methylacidiphilales bacterium genome, one window contains:
- the prfA gene encoding peptide chain release factor 1: MNLASHLERSQKRFDELEDAIASPDLYSNSTRAQEILKEHAQLKNLLALQQSLQRLEKNIADNKTLIAEAGDPELAALARQELPELETEAAKLRRDMLANILPPDPNDSRNIIVELRAGTGGDEAAIFSADLFRMYSRYAETVGWKIEVMDSSPSAMGGYKEIIFAVTGRDIFKKMRFESGVHRVQRVPATESQGRIHTSTATVAVLPEAKEVDLVIKPDEIRVEVCRSGGPGGQGVNTTDSAVQILHIPSGMIVRCQDGRSQLKNRDKAMNILRSRLLEQKQAEENAKYAAARKKQIGSGDRNEKIRTYNYPQNRITDHRINYTMYNLAAFMEGEIDELLDALHVADVELRLSELD, translated from the coding sequence ATGAACCTGGCTTCTCATCTCGAACGCTCGCAAAAACGCTTTGACGAGCTTGAGGATGCCATTGCCTCGCCGGACCTCTATTCCAACTCCACCCGCGCCCAGGAGATCCTTAAAGAGCATGCCCAGCTCAAAAATCTCCTCGCCCTGCAGCAATCCCTGCAGCGCCTGGAAAAAAACATCGCGGACAACAAAACCCTCATCGCGGAAGCCGGCGATCCCGAACTTGCCGCCCTGGCCCGGCAGGAACTCCCCGAACTCGAAACCGAAGCCGCCAAACTCCGGCGCGACATGCTGGCCAACATCCTTCCGCCCGACCCCAATGATTCCCGCAACATCATTGTCGAACTCCGCGCAGGCACCGGCGGCGATGAAGCCGCCATTTTCAGCGCCGACCTCTTTCGCATGTACAGCCGCTACGCCGAAACCGTCGGCTGGAAAATCGAAGTCATGGATTCCAGTCCCTCCGCCATGGGCGGCTACAAGGAAATCATCTTTGCCGTGACCGGCCGTGACATCTTCAAAAAGATGCGCTTTGAAAGCGGCGTACATCGCGTCCAGCGCGTCCCCGCCACCGAAAGCCAGGGCCGCATCCATACTTCGACGGCCACCGTCGCGGTGCTGCCGGAGGCCAAGGAAGTCGATCTGGTGATCAAGCCCGACGAAATTCGCGTCGAAGTCTGCCGCTCCGGCGGCCCCGGCGGCCAGGGCGTCAACACCACCGACAGCGCGGTGCAGATCCTGCACATTCCCAGCGGAATGATTGTCCGCTGCCAGGACGGACGCTCGCAGCTCAAAAACCGCGACAAAGCAATGAACATCCTGCGCTCACGCCTTTTGGAGCAGAAACAGGCCGAAGAAAACGCCAAATACGCCGCCGCGCGGAAAAAACAAATCGGCAGCGGAGATCGGAACGAAAAAATCCGGACCTACAACTATCCCCAAAACCGGATCACCGACCATCGCATCAACTACACAATGTACAACCTCGCCGCGTTCATGGAAGGCGAGATTGACGAACTGCTCGATGCACTCCACGTCGCCGACGTCGAACTAC
- the rpmE gene encoding 50S ribosomal protein L31 — translation MTCACGAVYTTRSTRETLRIGICAACHPFFTGTQKFVDTAGRVDKFKKRFGSVKMSETTKQKKKK, via the coding sequence ATCACGTGCGCCTGCGGGGCCGTTTACACAACCCGCTCCACACGCGAAACCCTCCGCATCGGCATCTGCGCCGCCTGCCATCCCTTCTTCACAGGGACCCAGAAATTTGTCGATACCGCGGGCCGGGTCGATAAATTCAAGAAACGCTTCGGCAGCGTCAAAATGTCCGAAACGACCAAGCAGAAGAAGAAAAAATAG